The Sesamum indicum cultivar Zhongzhi No. 13 linkage group LG6, S_indicum_v1.0, whole genome shotgun sequence genome has a segment encoding these proteins:
- the LOC105163973 gene encoding receptor-like protein 12: MRRLVTLRLSYNDGLKIENLNLKMLLQNLTELRYLYLDGVHMSSTVLNYFANFSHLTILHLRSCDLKGSFPDMIFQVPTLKILDLSNNFFTGSIPPFYMYKNLQSVYLSGNSLSGQIPESFFTQERLVALVLSDNFFNGTVKLERFQRLQKLKVLDLSYNNLSVDTSITNKSLSTFPQLSFLALASCNLHYFFDLTNQHRLELLDLSNNQITGEVPNWIWEIGNGALDMLNLSVNQLVGLQKPYHISSSLTYVDLHSNLLQGELPPLALNTGNSTTKLVCLSLANNSLSEAIPTSFCNAPLLKVLDLSANKLSGSIPPCLVEKVEQLAVLNLKRNNISGHIPDTFSVNCNLQFLDVSQNYLEGSLPVSLANCKSLQLFNVGNNNIDDGFPCMLPSSLLVLVLRSNRFHGEVRCSRSWTNLQIIDIAFNNFTGYL; encoded by the coding sequence ATGAGGAGATTGGTCACTCTCCGTCTCTCATATAATGACGGTCTAAAAATTGAGAATCTGAATTTGAAGATGCTTCTTCAGAATCTAACTGAACTAAGATACCTTTATCTTGATGGCGTGCATATGTCATCAACagttcttaattattttgctaacTTCTCACATCTGACTATCTTGCATCTCCGTTCGTGTGATTTAAAAGGCTCATTCCCTGATATGATCTTCCAAGTACCTACCCTAAAGATTCTTGATTTGTCGAATAACTTTTTCACCGGTTCAATCCCACCATTTTACATGTACAAGAATCTTCAATCTgtatatttgagtggtaattCACTTAGTGGGCAAATTCCCGAGTCTTTCTTCACACAAGAAAGGCTTGTCGCTCTCGTCCTTTCTGACAACTTCTTCAATGGTACGGTTAAGCTAGAAAGGTTTCAAAGGCTACAAAAACTTAAAGTGCTGGACCTTTCTTACAACAATTTGTCTGTTGACACAAGCATCACTAATAAAAGTTTGTCAACGTTTCCCCAGTTATCATTTTTAGCCCTAGCTTCTTGCAACCTACATTACTTTTTTGATCTTACAAACCAACACAGACTGGAGTTGTTGGACCTCTCAAACAACCAGATAACTGGGGAAGTACCTAATTGGATTTGGGAAATTGGAAATGGAGCACTTGACATGTTGAATCTTTCTGTGAATCAGTTGGTTGGTCTACAGAAGCCATACCACATTTCTAGTTCACTTACTTATGTGGACTTACACTCGAACCTGCTCCAGGGTGAGTTGCCCCCTCTTGCACTTAACACTGGAAACTCCACTACCAAACTTGTTTGCTTGTCTCTTGCAAACAATAGCCTAAGTGAAGCTATTCCGACATCCTTTTGCAATGCTCCTCTACTTAAAGTTCTTGACTTGTCTGCCAATAAATTGAGCGGGAGCATACCGCCTTGTTTGGTGGAAAAAGTTGAGCAACTTGCTGTGTTGAATCTTAAGAGGAACAACATCAGTGGCCATATACCGGATACATTTTCTGTCAATTGTAATCTACAGTTTTTGGATGTAAGTCAGAACTATTTAGAAGGGAGCCTCCCAGTGTCCCTGGCCAATTGCAAATCTTTACAGCTCTTCAATGTGGGAAACAACAACATCGATGATGGTTTCCCATGCATGCTGCCATCTAGCTTGCTTGTCCTCGTGTTGCGCTCCAATAGATTCCATGGAGAAGTGAGATGTAGCAGAAGCTGGacaaatctccaaattattgatataGCTTTTAACAATTTCACTGGTTATCTGTAA